The Neorhodopirellula lusitana genome contains a region encoding:
- a CDS encoding sigma-70 family RNA polymerase sigma factor has product MQLMDQDLSQLIARGAKDGYLTYDEVNAYLPDEDVNPEKLNTLLLALERRGIALIESTEKQARVQENQKRRAPQPNVAGLRQDGDLSGEGSTGDAEFAADDDDAPASLGLSGIEDTGGPVLGTAADLPKASEDPIRMYLSQMAEIPLLTREQEISLAKKIEITRKQYRRALLETDYAMRATVDVLKKVHSGELPFDRTIKVSLTERLTKEQISQRMPHNLRTLEPMLELNQADFAILVRKSVSPRLKAEIRKRFLRRRRKCLELVEELSLRSRRVTPLLHQLEKISERMNFIRERLSTLGRDAISRDEAADLRQELRELMLVTQESPRSLATRMARTRQFFDQYESTKRELSAGNLRLVVSIAKKYRNRGLSFLDLIQEGNTGLMRAVDKYEYRRGFKFSTYATWWIRQAITRAIADQARTIRIPVHMIDVLSKLRQAQKRLTQTLRREPTYEEIAESTEIAIEEVRRVMDVGRHPVSLDRPVGEGEDSSFGEFIQDNENDNPVRVAASGMLRSKIDELLKTLTFREREIIRLRYGLVDGYSYTLEECGRIFKVTRERVRQIEAKAVAKLQSPSRADRLSSYLKPAA; this is encoded by the coding sequence ATGCAATTGATGGACCAAGATCTCTCGCAACTCATCGCCCGCGGTGCCAAGGATGGCTACCTGACCTACGATGAAGTCAACGCTTATCTGCCTGACGAAGACGTCAATCCAGAAAAGCTCAACACGCTGCTGCTAGCCCTCGAACGACGCGGGATTGCGTTGATTGAGTCGACTGAAAAGCAAGCACGCGTCCAAGAGAATCAAAAGCGCCGGGCGCCTCAGCCCAATGTTGCAGGACTTCGTCAGGACGGCGATCTATCGGGTGAAGGTTCCACTGGCGACGCGGAGTTTGCAGCGGATGACGACGATGCACCGGCGTCGCTGGGATTGTCGGGTATTGAAGATACCGGCGGGCCGGTTTTGGGAACTGCAGCTGATCTTCCCAAGGCGAGCGAAGATCCGATTCGGATGTACTTGAGCCAAATGGCTGAGATTCCTTTGCTGACTCGCGAGCAAGAAATTTCGCTGGCGAAGAAGATCGAGATCACTCGAAAGCAGTACCGTCGCGCCTTGTTGGAAACCGACTACGCGATGCGTGCAACGGTCGACGTGTTGAAGAAGGTCCACAGCGGCGAACTTCCGTTTGACCGCACGATCAAGGTTTCGCTGACCGAGCGATTGACCAAAGAGCAAATCTCGCAGCGGATGCCACACAACCTGCGAACGCTTGAGCCGATGCTGGAATTGAACCAGGCTGACTTCGCGATTTTGGTTCGCAAGAGTGTGTCGCCTCGTTTGAAAGCTGAAATTCGTAAGCGGTTCCTGCGTCGTCGTCGCAAATGTCTGGAATTGGTTGAAGAGCTAAGCCTACGAAGCCGCCGAGTGACGCCGTTGCTGCATCAGTTGGAAAAAATCTCGGAGCGAATGAATTTCATCCGCGAGCGTTTGAGCACTCTGGGCCGCGATGCAATCAGTCGCGATGAAGCTGCTGACTTGCGTCAAGAACTTCGCGAATTGATGCTGGTCACTCAAGAGAGCCCACGCAGCCTTGCGACCCGCATGGCTCGCACGCGTCAATTCTTTGACCAGTACGAATCGACAAAGCGTGAGTTGAGTGCCGGTAACCTTCGTTTGGTGGTTTCGATTGCCAAGAAGTATCGCAACCGCGGTCTGTCGTTCTTGGACTTGATTCAAGAGGGCAACACCGGCCTGATGCGAGCGGTGGACAAGTACGAGTACCGTCGCGGATTCAAGTTCAGCACTTATGCGACTTGGTGGATTCGCCAAGCCATCACCCGAGCGATCGCCGATCAAGCTCGCACGATCCGCATCCCTGTGCACATGATCGATGTGTTGAGCAAGTTGCGTCAGGCACAAAAGCGTCTGACCCAAACACTTCGTCGTGAACCGACTTACGAGGAAATCGCTGAGTCGACTGAGATCGCGATCGAAGAAGTTCGCCGCGTCATGGATGTCGGACGCCATCCAGTCAGCCTGGATCGCCCTGTTGGTGAAGGTGAAGACAGTAGCTTTGGTGAGTTCATTCAGGACAACGAGAATGACAATCCAGTGCGAGTCGCGGCCAGCGGCATGCTTCGCAGCAAGATTGACGAGTTGCTGAAGACGCTGACATTCCGTGAGCGTGAGATCATTCGTTTGCGATACGGTCTGGTCGACGGGTACAGCTACACTCTCGAAGAATGTGGCAGAATTTTTAAAGTCACCCGTGAGCGTGTTCGTCAGATCGAGGCGAAGGCCGTTGCGAAGCTGCAAAGCCCGTCGCGTGCGGATCGTTTGTCGTCGTACCTCAAGCCAGCCGCCTAG
- a CDS encoding anthranilate synthase component II: MLLVIDNYDSFTYNLVQRLGEIDPNVDLKVIRNDDLSLDEVRDLAPSRLLVSPGPCTPKEAGISVECVKHFAGKIPILGVCLGHQSIGQAYGGTIVRAPQLMHGKTDEIHHDNTGLFAGLDTPFVATRYHSLVIDPPTLPTELAMTAWTDTGGTRQIMGVRHREYLMEGWQFHPESFLTQPGIELLTRFLNWS; encoded by the coding sequence ATGTTGTTGGTCATCGATAACTACGACTCGTTCACTTACAACCTCGTGCAGCGGTTGGGAGAAATCGATCCGAACGTCGACCTGAAGGTCATCCGCAACGATGACTTGTCGCTGGATGAAGTCCGAGACCTAGCCCCCAGTCGACTGCTCGTCTCGCCCGGACCGTGCACACCGAAAGAGGCCGGGATCAGCGTCGAGTGCGTCAAGCACTTCGCCGGGAAAATTCCCATCCTCGGCGTTTGCCTAGGGCACCAGTCGATCGGCCAAGCCTACGGAGGCACGATCGTCCGTGCTCCCCAGCTAATGCACGGGAAAACGGACGAGATCCATCACGACAACACCGGACTGTTCGCCGGACTCGATACTCCGTTCGTTGCCACCCGATATCACTCGCTGGTCATCGATCCACCCACGTTGCCCACCGAACTCGCCATGACGGCTTGGACCGATACCGGAGGCACTCGCCAGATCATGGGCGTCCGCCACCGCGAGTACCTGATGGAAGGCTGGCAGTTTCACCCGGAAAGTTTTCTGACTCAACCGGGAATCGAACTGCTCACCCGCTTCCTAAACTGGTCCTAA
- a CDS encoding DUF2617 family protein gives MLLLAPANHAGAEATVCWPIIDPPFDATTFDSFHYLGFIDVISVRPKVAELAFHLFSRPIHPELIVVQQSRKIERGQYSAKVDITNCGHVVTFNAGKSTLCEVATSASQPLPTRRCLIHQSLKGSRTEEATCQGGLEYRTHFQLETVGAEMFWMVGQQLGKGPTEGLLHRFDASVRMALGAISYVNIETRHHSMLIQAIHTFPDDYAIVKVESIFTLPT, from the coding sequence ATGCTGCTTCTCGCTCCCGCCAACCATGCAGGCGCCGAGGCAACCGTGTGTTGGCCCATTATTGATCCCCCCTTCGACGCGACGACATTCGATTCCTTCCACTATCTTGGATTCATCGACGTGATTTCGGTTCGCCCAAAAGTCGCTGAACTTGCTTTTCATCTGTTCAGCCGACCCATCCACCCCGAGTTAATCGTGGTACAGCAGTCGCGAAAAATTGAGCGAGGGCAGTACAGTGCGAAAGTAGACATTACGAATTGTGGGCACGTGGTGACCTTCAATGCGGGGAAGTCGACACTTTGTGAGGTGGCGACCAGTGCCAGTCAGCCGCTACCCACGCGGCGGTGCTTGATTCATCAGTCGCTCAAAGGCAGCCGAACGGAAGAGGCAACCTGCCAAGGTGGGTTGGAGTACCGAACGCATTTTCAGCTTGAAACCGTTGGCGCTGAAATGTTTTGGATGGTGGGCCAGCAACTCGGGAAAGGTCCGACGGAAGGTTTGTTGCACCGTTTCGACGCGAGTGTCCGTATGGCGTTGGGGGCGATTAGTTACGTCAACATCGAGACTCGCCATCATTCCATGTTGATCCAGGCGATCCACACGTTCCCGGACGACTACGCGATTGTCAAAGTGGAGTCCATTTTCACGTTGCCTACCTAG
- a CDS encoding HisA/HisF-related TIM barrel protein, producing MSGDAALSWDAVVDNLVGVIDLKEGKAVHAVAGARDQYGPVQLPRQRSHAKPLLGSENASPATSTDREHRAESVGRAPDGDAIGLVEHYRSLGVHQFYVADLDALEGGEVQRESLDHLLDLVHSNERWILDLGLNDQVASSQLDWMQNWQHRLSDVTNPSATDSPFCSPLGGQVRCRQPQVGQLQWVVASESANKLATPAFWAGHLGRSSLILGVDFRDGAFASSIASLGSTSDRLGAWLKAGQAAGIQAALILDVAAVGTGVGPRTATMCEEISRLHSGWRLISGGGCRDAADVAALLRAGCNDCLVATALLR from the coding sequence ATGAGTGGGGACGCAGCGTTGAGTTGGGACGCCGTCGTCGACAATCTGGTCGGCGTCATTGATTTGAAGGAGGGCAAAGCAGTCCATGCGGTCGCAGGCGCTCGTGACCAATACGGCCCGGTGCAACTCCCGCGTCAGCGATCCCATGCCAAACCATTGCTGGGAAGTGAAAATGCTTCGCCAGCCACGTCGACTGATCGAGAGCACCGAGCGGAATCGGTTGGCCGGGCGCCGGATGGGGATGCGATCGGTTTGGTCGAACACTACCGCAGCTTAGGCGTCCATCAATTCTATGTGGCTGACTTGGACGCGTTGGAAGGCGGCGAAGTCCAGCGAGAGTCGCTTGACCATCTCTTGGATCTCGTGCATTCGAACGAACGCTGGATTCTCGATCTGGGGTTGAACGATCAGGTTGCTAGCAGCCAGTTGGATTGGATGCAGAACTGGCAGCATCGATTGAGCGATGTCACCAATCCGTCGGCTACCGATAGCCCATTTTGCTCACCGCTAGGGGGACAAGTTCGGTGTCGCCAGCCGCAAGTCGGCCAGTTGCAGTGGGTGGTTGCAAGCGAATCGGCTAATAAGTTGGCAACGCCAGCGTTCTGGGCGGGGCATTTGGGGAGATCATCGCTGATCCTGGGCGTCGATTTTCGGGATGGTGCTTTCGCCAGTTCGATCGCATCGCTCGGCTCGACTTCCGACCGCCTGGGTGCCTGGTTAAAGGCCGGCCAGGCTGCTGGAATTCAGGCGGCACTGATACTGGATGTGGCCGCAGTGGGGACGGGAGTGGGACCACGCACCGCCACGATGTGCGAAGAGATAAGCCGGCTTCATTCAGGATGGCGTTTGATATCCGGTGGTGGTTGCCGCGATGCGGCCGATGTTGCCGCGTTGCTTCGTGCCGGTTGTAACGATTGTTTGGTCGCCACGGCGCTGTTGCGTTAG
- a CDS encoding prepilin-type N-terminal cleavage/methylation domain-containing protein has protein sequence MKRNQTKKKGFSLLEVIAAVVILAVVAAATVATVAPMRAKSEQKLAVQDIASLNAMSQTYYLEKGTYPANVSYLVREGYINNTTDAEKVRYSKLSKYAYNRADGTFSESTN, from the coding sequence ATGAAACGTAATCAAACCAAGAAGAAGGGCTTCTCGCTTTTAGAAGTGATTGCCGCTGTTGTTATCCTTGCTGTTGTCGCCGCTGCTACGGTTGCCACCGTCGCTCCCATGCGTGCCAAGAGTGAACAAAAGCTTGCCGTTCAAGATATCGCTTCGTTGAACGCGATGTCACAAACTTACTATCTTGAAAAAGGTACCTACCCAGCCAACGTGTCTTACCTGGTGCGTGAAGGCTACATCAACAACACGACGGATGCCGAAAAGGTCCGTTATTCCAAGCTTAGCAAGTACGCTTACAACCGTGCCGACGGAACTTTTAGCGAATCGACTAACTAG
- a CDS encoding pilus assembly FimT family protein, whose product MTTNKLPIAASPCQPIGLRRGTSLLEVFMVLLILTGSLSLIGVTRTFESRTGVQQDAREVLSCLRLGRETAIMSQCNVSIRIAKLTDPVDGDTRLGLDLKIESNPYTADADAQGVGHFGKQSTTGKQAMYAPIFFTSSTSVDFNLDEVIFKPTGQASRDTKWRISNGGEAITIGVEALTGNILGEGTL is encoded by the coding sequence GTGACAACTAACAAATTACCTATCGCTGCGTCACCGTGCCAACCTATTGGGTTGCGACGCGGTACGTCGTTGCTGGAAGTGTTCATGGTCTTGTTGATCTTGACTGGTTCGCTCTCGCTGATTGGCGTGACCCGCACGTTTGAATCTCGGACAGGCGTGCAACAAGATGCACGTGAGGTACTCAGTTGCCTGCGTCTGGGGCGTGAAACCGCGATCATGAGTCAATGCAATGTGTCGATTCGGATCGCCAAGCTAACCGATCCGGTTGACGGCGACACCCGACTTGGGCTCGATCTGAAAATCGAATCGAATCCCTATACCGCTGACGCGGATGCGCAGGGTGTTGGGCATTTTGGGAAACAGTCCACAACTGGAAAACAGGCGATGTACGCCCCGATCTTTTTTACCTCGTCCACCTCGGTTGATTTCAATCTCGACGAAGTGATTTTTAAGCCTACCGGCCAAGCCTCTCGCGATACCAAGTGGCGTATTAGCAATGGGGGCGAAGCGATCACGATAGGGGTCGAAGCGTTGACTGGAAACATTCTTGGGGAGGGCACGCTATGA
- a CDS encoding type II secretion system protein yields MICTATSFRTNSNRRHFRRGISLLETVACVAIVATMSTAIVGVMQNSTRVATASRGAVGAPAQARQALRQISDQLHQWDQTDGIQLISGQTIVTGSQKYRYSKQVSSSTKGGYDLVLEDGNGNDLVCVQGTLVDFKIDPIPSGTAPIGIEMRLRLKLNGVLADELRSGELEADVRTQVCFPAQLRAKP; encoded by the coding sequence ATGATCTGCACTGCAACCTCGTTTCGAACGAATTCCAACCGACGCCATTTTCGCCGCGGCATTAGCCTGCTTGAAACCGTGGCCTGTGTGGCGATTGTTGCCACTATGTCAACGGCGATTGTGGGTGTGATGCAGAACTCGACTCGTGTCGCCACCGCGTCGCGGGGTGCGGTGGGTGCGCCTGCTCAAGCCCGGCAAGCGTTGCGGCAGATTTCCGATCAACTTCATCAGTGGGATCAAACGGACGGAATTCAACTGATCAGTGGGCAGACCATTGTCACTGGATCTCAAAAGTATCGCTATTCCAAGCAGGTCTCCTCCTCGACCAAAGGCGGTTACGACTTGGTTTTGGAAGATGGCAACGGCAACGATTTGGTATGCGTCCAAGGCACGCTGGTTGACTTTAAGATCGATCCCATCCCGAGTGGCACAGCGCCGATTGGAATTGAGATGCGATTGCGTTTGAAACTGAACGGAGTACTGGCCGACGAACTGCGCTCGGGTGAGCTCGAAGCGGATGTTCGAACCCAAGTTTGCTTCCCCGCCCAATTGCGAGCCAAACCATGA